The Periplaneta americana isolate PAMFEO1 chromosome 16, P.americana_PAMFEO1_priV1, whole genome shotgun sequence genome segment TAGATatgtctttcttcttctttggccCAATCCATGACTCCCCACTATAGGCAACATAGGAAAGGAAACCACGATTAAAATTATCACTCAATTAAGAAAGTTTAACTGTGTTGTTTTTGGTAACatgcaaatttttattttaaaatgctgtATATCCGTGTCTCCTGGACTATATTGAGTACTTAACGTACATAAATAGGCTTctatggaaaataatttttttagatacAAGACCAGTTAACATGGAATGACCCTAATGTAAATTGAGTTGTTtgctctgtattattaggaaGATCAGAGTGACCCGGGTGGAGTGAATGAGGAGCCAAGACAGGAAGTAACAGCAGAGGACAACGAGGTTTTCACCGAAAAGTAAGTGTGGTGTGCGATTCTTCTTGTAGAGAGTTGATTGTGTTTGAAATCGTTTTCTTGACTGTCTGGAAGCTCGTTCGGAAGGACTGTGGCTCTGAAATTTCCCGTAGGCCCTTGCCTGGCGTTGCGGAATTGCGCTTGGTTGTGgcttcgatttccgcttggaatgattacctagttggattttttccgaggtttttcccaaccgtaaatcCTCTGCCTCAACacgcaaaataccatctcactatcatcaattccatcgacgctaaataacctaatatttgatacagcgtcgttaaatagccaagtaaaaaaattaatcagttaTGTAACTGAGAAAGATAGACTGGGACAATGTTTGGCCGTGATTGGGTCTCGTTTTGACCATCTATGTTAAGGtaatagagtttttttttttatttatggcctactcaacatgattttacatttttatttgtctcaagttcaAAGTACAAGAAACAAGTTTAGTAAAAAGTTAAAACTCCTTAAATATGTGAATGGATAAAATTTTTACACATCCATAGgtaaaattgaatgcatatttcgattatgtaaattttattaccgggtgccttttacaaaaaaaaaaaaggtttactGTCATACCCCATATCCCTCAAGAACTAatgtttttcgaacactggtgtcattatgtatggtttatctccaacagtttttgtataTACCTGATTTCTTTATtgtaaaagtaaaatttaaaaagttattagcaatattccataccttTTGTCCACCTTGTATAACAAAAGACTAAGGCATAGATAAAGGTACACTCATTTGCAATCCGGAATTTGGATGCAATTCCAAAAAATGTCACGATAGAATCTAAAATTGGTAAAACGAAGGGTAATAATTCTTTTTTTGTAGCATAATCTTTGCCTATGCTAGTGCACATCAATTTACATacgttttttcttttttccaagaTTTAGAATGTAATTTGTAAgatgaaaatgtaatttcagtTCCATTTAATGACTTTTAATCATTATCTTCCCCtgcttttaatgtactgtatttaaaaacaaaaatgtgcCCAAAGTCACCTGAAATACCTAGTGACTTAGGGCAGAGACCTTTCTTAAGGAAAGAAGATTTGATAAACATGATGTTTTCATCATGAAATTGTTAAACTATttcaggggcgatttctccgggcatgctatgcttgctgcgcaagcccaatattatCGTAGAacgtgtatttctcaaaatgggattacgtacattaaaatttattttgatttttggaatattatATAGGGGCAATACCATCCggaggttgcacaccgcaagtatcgcaacacttgctcgtttctcggagcaaCAGGAAAGACGTAGTAATAGCGAGattatgatgcgcgcgcaagtgccttcctccttagtccgtcctaggcgcacatgcttctgttatgtgttgtttgaagctctggtccgagagctacaccaacgactatttaacttacacagagcagtactgacagcgggaatgtgctgtgatttgcgagtgcaatggaatgcatgtgttagctgctgcatgtattattaattcttaaacactaatttgaagtattacaatgagttcggaattgtgtgttattgaaaccttattattaaatccattttcccgaaggactattcaagagaagacagacattatacaGAATATATGCGCTCGTTCAGtacagctcaatacaacaatgtgcattggttggcagggtcgaaaaaaactaaataaactattttgctggccatgtttgttatattatatcgaacttctacatctgataagcgaatatgatccatgactctcaatgatttcataattataaaataaattatttatgtgggtctgattatttttattaattatgaattattacatcCTCCCATcatcccctatgaataaaagagcaagcctaactttcgagACTAGTATTCGCCCCTGAACAATTTTGATACTTCCAACATCTCTCGTACATTATTTACAAGGATGTATCTCTAATGCTAAAGTACCTGTGGGTGTAACAGATTTGTTTTAGTTGGAATATTCAAGAATTGGatatatatttcatatcgcaTAGACTGATATTATATTCTCGTCAGGATTGCAGCTACCAGTGAAAGGACTCTATCGTCAGAATTCGACAGTAATGCAGATGACGACAACGAGACTGTTTGTGAGATTCCCAAGAATTTAGTTTCTTCAAGATTACTTGTACGCACTGATCAAGACGACAAGCCGTTGGAATTCGAAGTGTCGCATTCGAGTAACCTACAAAAACATGAACTCCTGCACACAGACGAGAAacatttcaaatgtgatgtttgtggtaaatgtttctcAGAGTCGAGTAGTCTAAAAAGACACGAACGCCTGCACACAGGCGACAAAccttttaaatgtgatgtttgtgattTGTATTTTGGGCTGGCGTGGAATCTAAAAACCCATCAACGCCAACACACAGGcgacaaacctttcaaatgtgatgagTGTGGTAAATGTTTCACGCATTCGAGTAACCTGAAAAAGCATGAACGctggcacacaggcgagaaacctttcaaatgtgatgtttgtggtaggTGTTTCTCGCGTTCGAATAACCTGAAAATGCATGTTCGCCTGCATACAGGtgagaagcctttcaaatgcgatgtttgtggtttATTTTTCTCAAACTTGAGAGGCTTACAAAGACATGAGCGCATTCACACAGACGACAAACTTTTCAAATGTcatgtttgtggtaaatgtttcaCGGAGTCGAATAACCTAAAAAGACATGAAAGCGTGCACACAGGTCTcaagcctttcaaatgtgatgtttgtggtaaatgttttCCGGAGTCGAGTAACCTGAAAGTGCATGAACGCCTCCATACAGGCGACAAacgtttcaaatgtgatgtttgtggtttGTGTTTCGCGCAGTCGTGTAACCTAAAATCACATCAACGTCGGCACACGGGcgacaaacctttcaaatgtgatgtttgtggtaaatgttttCCATCGTCGAGTAAACTAAAAACCCATGAACGCCTTCACACAGGcgacaaacctttcaaatgtgatgtttgtggtaagtgtttcacgCAGTCGTGTAACCTAATTTCCCATCAACGTCGGCACACAGGCGACAAACCTTTCCAATGTGATGTATGTGGGAAGTGTTTCTCGCAGTCGTGTAGTCTAAAAACCCATCAACGCCTTCACACAGGCGAcaagcctttcaaatgcgatattTGTGGTGAGTGTTTCTTGGATTCGAGGGTTCTAAAAACCCATCTACGCCAGCACACAGGTGAGAAACCTTTTCAACTGTGATGTTTGTCGTATGTGTTTTTCGAGGTCTAATAACCTTAGAAGACATGAACGCCTGCACACAACGAGAAGCGTGTCtgttgttgatgtctctgtaggtgtagttggcatttgtgatgtgttctgcatatgcggaggtgttttgtaacaaacacgcagacaacatcatatattggcacagatacgtagatgacataataatactatacaaaagaaacaagagacagatccaaaacctacatcaacacaaataaaatacacccaaagctacactacacattagaaattgaaaacaacaaatccataaattttctagacatcacaataataaaagtagacatcacacattcaaagtatacagaaaacccacaacaacaacaacacatacataacacatcCAGCCACCCCAcataacacaaacaagctgcattccgaacaatggtacacagcctactcaacataccaatgaaccaacaggattacaacgaagaactaaacacaatcaaatacatagcacaagaatacggatacaaccccaacataatagacaacataatacgtaagacaaaacaaaaccacaaaaaaacagaagaatacaacacaaacacaagaacacaaaaaatacatcacactagcatacgaaaacaaaaacacacataaaattgcaacatcattcaagaatagtacattatgcaacgagcctataatgaaggtaattaagaagtgagtatggatatttatgaaacgagcgcaagcgagtttcataattttcatacgagcttcttatttaccattataggcgagtttcatacgactttttatgcttggccatatttctaacttgatattattaatttttgagcaatgtcccatatgttgtgagatgtgctcagacgcgaaagtattgattttttccgaggaacagatgtccacattgaccttgctaggccataagaacctacagagataacattgaaattaaattagacattgaaaaacgagatgacaaattgaatttatttgaatattatttacaattaacgctaattattatagtaacagaaaataaccttctgcgacagtattggatttccagcctccgtgacttttcgctaattctctttcgattgcatatccgagaataatcgatacttgcggttttataacggtagaaagctgacctatcattggctgaacagttgtaacctgagtcgtcattggctgaaagacctgacctttaatgagtaggtgtactttaatgacatgcattaaaggtctgctaccaggtgtataattactacatttcggcatggtcgagcataaattaaattacaacatcgcatacagaacaaataacactctacaaaaacatctcaacacacaaacaaatacaaccacacaggcgtatacaaactcaaatgtaacacctgcaacaacttctacataggacagacaggcagatcatttcaaacacgttacaaagagcacatcacagccataacaaaattacaaaacacctccacatatgcagaacacatcacaaatgccaaccacacctacagagacatcaacgcagacatggaaatactgcacatccaaccaaaaagccagaaactcaacacactagaacaatatgaaatatacacacgcacgaaaacacaccccaacgatattctcaacacacaactcaatttcaaaacacacacactctttgactctacactacgaacgcacccacacaggaaacaagaggcgccaacaccaacaacgaccagttctgaagatgacccaaaataggtcgaaacatgttaataaggtacgttaaaatttaacacgagaaggacttatcatacatattccgaaaatatatatgataaaatcttttacagtatattatagaaTATATGATCACATCTAgatgtgacatagttctgtgataaaagttatgatcatcatacctttgataataTCTGTGACTGAGGAGAAAGAAAATGACGGATATTAAGTATgcatggtctgtgaaaaccacaaagcttttaatatcacattatgagtcacatgaaatgtttcatcatccattattaaattcttagtttttatataggatttcacatcttcatactgaagttctctcagtagagtttcATGGATTCCTTTTATATCTTTTCTTCctaccccaatctctaacccaaatcgtaggcttagagtgtaaacctgctaactagcaaaaaggaaattttacaggagaaacaaaaaactgagtataaattaactctgaaactttagaagcaaatccaaagtacaggtggtgacgtttcaaacttaatttatactcagttttttgtttcccctgtaaaatttcctctTTGTTAGTTAGCAGATTTACACtctaatgctgggttgcaagaaagcatttataggttcgttaaacgctattggtcctataactgtccatttagcgtcagtaagcgttgccagaacgacctttaaagctattggttcgttaaagcactctgtaaactataggtcgaaaatcggggctgtaaactgttaacgaatcgttagccgccatattgtacgtatatttcttgtttttgtatctgacagtattaagtaatttcgtggatatgtTATCAGAAACaggtaaataaaatgtaatatacatatcacaatgaactcgagattcatgcgtgtataggaaaagttttgtgaataaaacaattttattaccggtattattatagtatcaGCAAGTagaggttatgtttgatatgGTACAACATCCGCTTAGACCAAGAATACTGAGAGATGATCGAATCCTCTAGAAGAATATGATAATATTGGTTTTaaggttagatttagattatcAAAAGACACATTCATGGCTCACTTGCACGAAATAGGACatcatattggaaaacaaatcgtACGCAGTAAGACAGTATCAGCAAGTAACAGCTGTTGACTGCCTTGCGCTATTACACAATAGGAGCGTTTCAGAATGTGATAGTGGATCATATTCGTGTTTATAACTCTACAGCATGTAGAATAATAAGGTGTGACTGCATTGCAAGAATGAGAAAACAATACATTACTATGCCTcaaggaaattctgtacaaacagtaaaacgggatttcttctcaatttgcaattttcccaacgttattggtgcatagactgtagccatatgaaaattcaaagcctCAGTAGACACTTGAATGAGATGTGCCGAAACAGGAAGGGTTActtctctatcaatctgtaccaagaatcgttgcatgttGGCCTGGGGCAATATTTGATGCTTGTTACatgcaaagtttgaaaacagtgaCTATGCAAAAACACAATACGACCATAGCGACACGCACGTATAAAATGGGAATTATTTGCGTCGGCTACGATGGCTCTGTCGTTTTGAATCTTTTCcgtttaaagatggaatagctaacatcgttaaatatcacatttgcaacgacctatgctttaaagactggaatagtttaaaggtccgttacttaacgagagaatagcaatttatagaacaggtttcttgcaacccagcataagctaacgaaatatattttttctttgatttcttctttagtattaatacaataaccattactgcatattttacaCTTACAACAACCATAGAACTGTTGTGGacccattattagaactgtgatggaAGATATGATCAAAGTCTTGACATAGTGTAATgtagtcaaaatcttacatttgatcaaaaattgtatcatattctgtgacactgGGGCTGAGTTTTAAAACTtctaaattttttaatgaattgcTTTCAAATTCGGTGTATTTGTTGTATCTGTACattcaaataataatatcagatttaatgaaattcatacattaattcgttagatattaattttcactaattttattgatattaaattatgctaaattcaaaacatttctgacggcttcagaattgttattgcgtattaaattttttttataaaggacTTACATTTCATGATTAAGAAAACTACATTTGGATTCTTTAATTCGAGCATTGGGGAATAAGATAACATTTTTaatggaaattttaattttttcttgataatattgtttcatattaGAAGTTATAAATTCATATCTTGAAACATTTCAAGTGAAAAACTGGTTCAATGCACAGGTTTGTATATTGGACTATGCTGAGTATTCTTGCAATGTTTCATTCAAATCGGAGCAAATGTAAGACGTTGAGAATCTTTTTAATGACtaaaaacgtagttttgagaaaacgcaaTTTTTAGTGAGTGTGTTAGGTTTAAAAAACCTGCGGGCACCATTTCAAAAATTGGCACCTTATGCCTCAAAATGGCGGGCTGAGGGTAAATGTAGGACAAATCTTAAATGAATATATACGGTAAATATTTACATAGAAaaagcaaaaatatttatttcttccattttGGCCGAAAATTAAGTTCCAGTGTCCATGAAGTAGTCTATACATGTACTTAAACATGTTGGTAGCAAACCTTTCTAATGTCATGTTTGTGATAAGTGTTTCCCGCCGAAACACCTGCAGGTGAGAAGTCTTTCAAATCTGATATCTATTTACGAAatgagtcatttgttttgaatgttttcactggAGCACGCATTTTTTTCGAAAAGACTGCATAAAACCTTGCCtttcttcctattttttttttagttacattCATTATCACTCTTGTTGTAACAATATCATGTTACAAAAGAAGTTTCATTGTTTACAAAAATCATGAGTCATCGACTGGTGGTAAATCTGAAAGCATTTCCTGGTAACATCACACAGCCTGGTAACATCTCGATAGAATAATGTTCCTAGCCATATATTTGATACGATTTTGAAGTACTTTCATGTCCCGTGCTATCTGGTCCTTTATGTATCTAAATACTGGTTGTTATATAGCACAACTTAAGACAAAAAAATCTATGTCTTTGTCACTTGGCCCATTATACATTTAAATTCTTCAATTGGTCTTGTATTGCCAAGTCTTGGAACGTCAGGCAAGaatcaattttctttttctttcatgtaCATGTAAACCGTTCACTCTACTGAAATATGCCGTCATTCTTAATTGTATTCTCTTCAACATTTGACAGAAATCAAGATTCTGTGTACTATAGTTACCCGGAAAGATGGTGTTAAACATTTCCAGCAGTTTTTATAAGACAGCTATGAACTTCCCGCCAATATGGTGATAGtgtgttattttgtaaaatatttttcagattccGTTATTCCTCATGTATATTTCAATCTTGTAATAACCAGTTTGAAATTGTTGGGACGTGGATGATGTTCATGTAGACGAATTATTACATGTTGCCCTTCGTTTACTTCTGTTGTCGattaattaatgttcataatttgtGTATATGCTTATTGGTATCTGTTTCTGTATTATCAATTAAATTaagttttgaaaaaagaaaatgttatacaatgtattcctgGTGTAATCTCTTATTCTTTTGTGCTGTGTAAAATAGATGGAGGACTGTCTGTTGACGTCCCAAATGTTTTGTAACCTAtacgattgtcattttttattaatgtaatgtaGTCGCCATTTTCTTAACATGTTCTATGAAATGACAGAACTTTTTCTATTATGTATAGTTTTGTATATTATGTTTGGAAGTTTTGTTGGTAGAGTGAATACTTGGATGTTTAGACTAATAGGTCCCGTGCCACTAAAATGGTgtaaatttgtaggcctacatcttgtgTTATTTGTCTTTGATACAAGATTTTACGAAAATGATGATTGTAGGTTATATTAATAGAATACGGTCGCCGTATAATTTACAAAAACGTCAAAGGCGTCATGATGACAGCGCAGGCCTTATATCGATTCTTCAATATCTGTGCAACATACGCATTACTGTCACTATTTACATAAGCAGTATTTGATAGCAGTCAACCAGACAGCTGTTCGTGCCAATCAGTTTCCGTATAATGTACTTAAGATATAGAGAGCAACAGAGGGATACAAATTGCAACCTAATcctaaattatatataataaactcTTTGGTATCACATATTTTTGTAAAGGATTCACCAGGGAAACGGGCGATTTTAAAGTATGCACTACAGAAATATTGTAGGTGATAGTATCTGCTGTTATCTGTTGTTATATTGCCGAGATTGTTGCTAGAGAAGATTTTCGGACACATTTCAATATCGGACGTCATGATTCTGTTCCTAGTGCACATGCGATCAAATTATTGAATACAAATTTCGAAGCCACAAGATCTCTTATGGAGAGAGAGCCACTGGGTGAAAGAAGAACTGTCAGCAGCGTCATAACTGTGTTCTTATAAAACGCGTTGATTGCATATGCATGCTGTGCACCTTTCCATTCTTTCGTGGTGACCGATCATGTAACGTTGCGTAAATCGCATAATTTCGGCAATATAACAACAGATACCAACACCTTCTATCGCCTACAATATTTCTATAGCACGTATTTTATAATCGTCCGTTTTCCTGGCGAACCTTATACTAGAGTCGAATGTTCTACTAATGCAGTGGTGTAAAGACCATTTCTATGTTCCGGAACTTTGCCTTGGTCAATCTCGGGATACCTTACACATGGTGCAGGGAAAATGATCTTGTTACAAGAAGGACAATGTACGACTAATTTTCAGAGTTTTCTTGAGTAGGAATAAGCTTTCCGAATAGGCTACAGTACATCCCATCACAActgcttttattttatataccaaTATTGACTGTCTCACATGCCAAGTCATCACTTTTTAAATCACACTAATTTCTTCACGTATTAAATTGTTACAATTGCGAAAGTGCAGGTTATAAGTTAATGTACTAATGGATATGGTCTAAACAATTTTTTAACGACTTAAAATAATACCTTAAAGATTTCGCAGTTCAACtttcaaagctg includes the following:
- the LOC138692197 gene encoding zinc finger protein ZFP2-like isoform X2; the protein is MSYYSEEYVDQGHALISEVKFEEDAVPISSPAVNLQPEKQNLLDHNVTSVKMECVDQNPDLTSEVKFEEDPVLKREPEEQNLSDRHVTSIKTEYVGQSPDLTSEEKFEEDLVSVWLPVVKREPEEDQSDPGGVNEEPRQEVTAEDNEVFTEKIAATSERTLSSEFDSNADDDNETVCEIPKNLVSSRLLVRTDQDDKPLEFEVSHSSNLQKHELLHTDEKHFKCDVCGKCFSESSSLKRHERLHTGDKPFKCDVCDLYFGLAWNLKTHQRQHTGDKPFKCDECGKCFTHSSNLKKHERWHTGEKPFKCDVCGRCFSRSNNLKMHVRLHTGEKPFKCDVCGLFFSNLRGLQRHERIHTDDKLFKCHVCGKCFTESNNLKRHESVHTGLKPFKCDVCGKCFPESSNLKVHERLHTGDKRFKCDVCGLCFAQSCNLKSHQRRHTGDKPFKCDVCGKCFPSSSKLKTHERLHTGDKPFKCDVCGKCFTQSCNLISHQRRHTGDKPFQCDVCGKCFSQSCSLKTHQRLHTGDKPFKCDICGECFLDSRVLKTHLRQHTGEKPFQL
- the LOC138692197 gene encoding zinc finger protein ZFP2-like isoform X3, with amino-acid sequence MSYYSEEYEGRGHALISEVKFEEDPLPISSPAMNLQPEEQNLSDQHVTSIKTEYVGQSPDLTSDVKFEEDPVSIWLPELKREPEEDQSDPGGVNEEPRQEVTAEDNEVFTEKIAATSERTLSSEFDSNADDDNETVCEIPKNLVSSRLLVRTDQDDKPLEFEVSHSSNLQKHELLHTDEKHFKCDVCGKCFSESSSLKRHERLHTGDKPFKCDVCDLYFGLAWNLKTHQRQHTGDKPFKCDECGKCFTHSSNLKKHERWHTGEKPFKCDVCGRCFSRSNNLKMHVRLHTGEKPFKCDVCGLFFSNLRGLQRHERIHTDDKLFKCHVCGKCFTESNNLKRHESVHTGLKPFKCDVCGKCFPESSNLKVHERLHTGDKRFKCDVCGLCFAQSCNLKSHQRRHTGDKPFKCDVCGKCFPSSSKLKTHERLHTGDKPFKCDVCGKCFTQSCNLISHQRRHTGDKPFQCDVCGKCFSQSCSLKTHQRLHTGDKPFKCDICGECFLDSRVLKTHLRQHTGEKPFQL
- the LOC138692197 gene encoding zinc finger protein ZFP2-like isoform X1; the encoded protein is MSYYSEEYEGQRHALISEVKFEEDPLPISSPAVNLQPEKQNLSDQHVTSVKTECVDQSDDLTSEVKFEDGPVLKREPEEQNLSDQHVTSIKTEYVGQSPDLTSEEKFEEDPVSIWLPVLKREPEEDQSDPGGVNEEPRQEVTAEDNEVFTEKIAATSERTLSSEFDSNADDDNETVCEIPKNLVSSRLLVRTDQDDKPLEFEVSHSSNLQKHELLHTDEKHFKCDVCGKCFSESSSLKRHERLHTGDKPFKCDVCDLYFGLAWNLKTHQRQHTGDKPFKCDECGKCFTHSSNLKKHERWHTGEKPFKCDVCGRCFSRSNNLKMHVRLHTGEKPFKCDVCGLFFSNLRGLQRHERIHTDDKLFKCHVCGKCFTESNNLKRHESVHTGLKPFKCDVCGKCFPESSNLKVHERLHTGDKRFKCDVCGLCFAQSCNLKSHQRRHTGDKPFKCDVCGKCFPSSSKLKTHERLHTGDKPFKCDVCGKCFTQSCNLISHQRRHTGDKPFQCDVCGKCFSQSCSLKTHQRLHTGDKPFKCDICGECFLDSRVLKTHLRQHTGEKPFQL